From Candidatus Dormiibacterota bacterium:
ACATCGCCGCGACGCCGATCGCACCGGCTCCGATGAAGCGGACCTTCGTTCCCCAGACCACGTTCGCGATATCGGCGGCCGAGCCGGCCATCGGATGGAGTGCGGTAATGATCGGCGTCGCAAAGCCCCACGCGATCACCAAGCCGGCAAGGATCGCGAGTCCGACCGAAATGCCGATCAGATGGCCGGCGCCTAACAACGCGAGCGAGAGCGAGAACCCGACGCCCGTTGCCGCATTGCCGATACGGAAATACCCGCCGATCGTTCCGGCCAACAACCGCGTACCAACCAGCGCTGCGAGGCCGGCCGAAACGATGGTTCCCCACACCACTGCCAGCAGGCCGGAGCGATTCTCCTCGAGCGCGTCCGCGCTCGGCTCTCCCGAGGTGCGCGAGCCCATACCGACCTTAAGCACTTCCGCGGCCGCAACACCCTCCGGATATGGCAGATCGGATTCGCTTACCAACGCCCGGCGCAGCGGAACGCTGTACATCACGCCCAGGATCCCGCCAACCGCGCAGACGCCGAACGATTCCCAAAACGGAAAACCGGTCCACCAGCCCACCATGACGAGCCCGGGTAACACGAAGATGATCGACGACAGCGTGCCCGCCGCCGACGCGACCGTCTGCACGATGTTGTTTTCGTAGATCGTCGCGCTCTTGAAACCGCGCAGGACGGCCATCGAAATGACCGCTGCCGGAATCGACGAAGCGAACGTCAGTCCTACCTTCAGCCCAAGATAGACGTTTGCCGCGGTGAATACGAGCGTGATGGCGGCGCCGATCAAGAGGCCCCGCAGGGTCAGTTCCGTGCGCTTTTCGTCCATCATGCCGCACCGAGCGGAGCGTTTTCGCTTACCAGCCTTGCGACCATCACGCGCAGATCCGCAACTTCGGTCTGCGTCTTTTCCGCTAAGCGCAGCAGCAGTTGCTCCTGGACTTGCTGGTGGTAGAGCAGCCGCGAAATATTGTCGTGATCCGCCTCGGCTCGCAGCTCCGCATGCTCGGACGACTGCCGTTGCGCGACCGCGATCACGAAGATCAGGATGAGTTGCAGAATGTTCGAGCACGTGAGCAAGAATGCGAACGGGTACGGGTCCGAACGGGTGATCTGGCCGACCGTGAGCCACACGGCCTGAACGACCACCGCCAGCAACAACGCGATAGGAGCACCGGTGGCATCGGCAACGCGTTTGCAGATGCGCTCAGTAACGGAGAGATTCTCGCGATGGATCGCGTTAACGTCGTCGACGAGCGGATGGTCCTCGATCGTTTCCGCGGTCGGGAAAGAACTAGTCATGCTTACACAACCCTCACTTATCGCCGGCTATTGCCGGCCGACGTCGCCTTTGATCGATCGGAGTAATGCGGCCGAATCGTAACCGACGCCGTCTTTAAAGACGGTTTGGACATTTTCGATCGCATCGATGTTCGACGCGGGATTTCCACGGACGAGCACGAGATCGGCGGCCTTTCCAACTTGAATGCTGCCGGTATGTTGGGCGATGCCGAGCGAACGCGCGCCGTTGAGGGTGGCGACCTGGATGGCTTGCACCGGCGTCAATCCGCCCTTTACCAAGAGTTCCATGTCGCGCTGGTCACCGAACCCGGCGACGGTCGCGCCGTACCCGGTCGGATCCGGCCCCTGCGTAAGCAGCCCGCCCGCGCGAAAGAAGGCAACGTCGAATGCCAGCTCTTGCGCGAAGAGCTTTCGAAACGTCGGCAACAGCGGGCTCTTGAGGATGCGGGCGCGGACGTGCATCACCTCGGATACGGTCACCGGATCCTCGAGCGCAAACATGCGCCGTTCGACGCGCATCGGCGGCGGCACCGATCCCTCAAAGACGCCCAGCGTCGAGCTCAGCGCGACGTGGTGGGCGATCATCGTCCGGATCGTCGCCTGCGCCCGGGGGCCTGCGATGCGTAAACTCGCGATCGACTGCATCAACGCCGCGTGATCCGTCGGGCAGACCCCTTCGTGAAAGCCCGGCATGAATTCCGAATCGACTTCGAGCCCATGCTCGATGCTATCGACGCCCATCGCGGCCGCTTGCGAAAAGCCGATCGAGCAGAGGTGCGCGAGGACCCGCATCCCGCGCGCGTGCGCGGCCGCGATGATGGCGCGAGCGATGTCGACCGGCTCGTGCATGTACATCTTCACCGACGTTGCGCCGTGGTCGGCCCAAAAATTCACCGTGGCACGCGCGTCGCTTGGACTACGCAGGGTCGCCATCTGGATGAATTGCGGCTCGTAGCCGGTGAGGTACGGGGTGGTGATTTGGATATGCGGCCCGGCCAGCAGCCCCCGGTCGACGGCATCCTTGATGCGAATATCGGTCTCGGGTTCGACGCTGCCGGTCGTGCGAATGGTCGTGACGCCGGCGGCCAAATAGAGCCGCGGAAAGCTAAAGGGCATCTCCCGCATGATGAACATCGGTCCACCGCTCACGTAATAGAGGTGATCGTGCGTGCCGATGAATCCGGGCGTGAGCGTCTCGCCACGCCCATCGATGCGGGTTGCCCCGGCGGGAACGACGACGCTCGACGCCGCGCCCATGCGAGCGATCGTGCCTCGCTCGATCACGACCGTCCGGTCCTCGAGCGGTGCCGCGCCGGTGCCGTCGATCACGCGCACGTGTTCGATCGCGATGATCGGCCGCCCATAGCGAACGTACGTTGACGGAGGTGCGACGCCGAGCCCGGGCGCCGAAGGGCCCGAATCCGCGCGACCGCCGGTCGTGCAACTCAGGGCCACGGTAAGTAACGTAACGAAGCCGCCTATGAAGCGGCGCATCGTGCTTTGATTCATGCGGGGCCTTTGGCCACAACGGGTGCCGCTTCCCATGTACCGGGGGCGGTCGCTTCAGACGGGCAGGCTTCCAGCCCGTTCGTATGCGTCCAGCGGGGCGAAGAGGTGTTCGATATCGGCGGCGTCGAGCGCGTTGACGGTGGTCGCGCCGTCGGTGAAGAGCCCGCTCGCAAGCGCACTCTTGCGCTGCTGCAAATCGAGGATTCGTTCCTCAACGCTGCCCGCGACGATGAGCTTGTAGACGAACACGTGCTGCTCTTGACCGATCCGATGAGCACGATCGGTGGCCTGGTTCTCGACCGCCGGGTTCCACCAGACGTCGTAATGGATCACCGTGTCGGCATTGGTAAGGTTCAGGCCCGTTCCGCCGGCTTTGAGACTGATGAGGAAGAGCGGGACTTCGCCGCGCTGGAATCGTTCGACCGGGGTGGTGCGATCCTTGGTGGTTCCGCGCAGTTGCACGAACGGTATCGAGCGCTGCTCCAATTCCGGGACGATCAGATCCAACATGCTCGTAAACTGCGAGAAGAGCAGGATGCGACGGCCGTCGTCGATGAGGCTCGGAAGCATCTCGACCAGCGCTTCCAACTTGGCGGAGCCCTCGACGCTCTTGGCGGCGGCGACCTTCACCAATCGCGGGTCGCAGCAAGCCTGGCGCAATTTCAACAACGCATCCAACACGACGATGCGACTGCGCGCGACGCCGCGATTCGCCAATTCGCGCCGCACCCGCTCGTGCATCGCGAGCCGAATCGTCTCGTAGAGATCGCGCTGCGCTTGGCCGAATTCGACGCGCTGCACGATCTCGGTTTTTTCGGGGAGCTCGGCCTCGACTTCGCCCTTGGTCCGGCGCACGAGAAACGGTGCGAGGCGTCGCGCGAGGAGCGAACGGCGGTCGAGATCGCCGCGCCGTTCGATCGGAGCGCGGAACACGCGTCGGAACGTGCGCCGGTCGCCGAGCATCCCGGGCACGCAGAACGCGGCCAGCGACCATAATTCTTCCAGATGATTCTCGATCGGCGTACCCGTCAAGGCGATGCGCTGCTGTGCGTCCAGGAGTTGCGCGGTCTTCGCGCCCTTGGAGGCGGGATTTTTGATCATCTGCGCTTCGTCTAATACCGCGATCGACCACTCGCGCGAGAGCAACTCTCCGGCATCGCGCACCAGCAGCGGGTAACTCGTCAGGACGATATCGGCGTTTTCGATGAGATCCACATTCTCGGCTCGCCCCGCTCCGGCGTGCACGAGCACGCGAAGGTTCGGTGCGAACCGCGCCGTTTCGGAGAGCCAATTGGGTACGACGCTGGTAGGCGCAACCACCAAGCAAGGTGCCCGCAAACGTCCGGCTTCTTTCTCGATGGAGACGTGCGCGAGGAGTTGCACCGTCTTTCCCAAGCCCATGTCATCGGCGAGAATGCCGCCGAAGCCGTAGCGCGCCAAACGTTGGAGCCATGCGACGCCGTCGCGCTGATACGGCCGTAAGGTCGCACCGAACCACGCCGGCAATTCGAGCGGTTCGTTCTGCCACGTCGAACGGAAAAATTCGTGAAGACGTCCCGCTCCGTTCCAGCGCACGGTGAGTTCGCCGTCGACGTCGGCCAGCGTAGCCGCTTGAGCGGGCGAGAGCTCCAAGCGCCCGTCCCGAGTGAGCTTCGTCTCGCCGTCGTTCAGTTCGACCAGGGTCGAGAGAACGAACGCCAATCGTTGCGGCGGTAGCGCGAGGAACCTCCCGTCGGGAAGCTGACCGTACAGCGGCTCGTCCAACGACCCCGGCCCGGCGCGCCGAATCGCCTCGAGAATGATCGGGAGCAA
This genomic window contains:
- a CDS encoding oligopeptide transporter, OPT family; protein product: MMDEKRTELTLRGLLIGAAITLVFTAANVYLGLKVGLTFASSIPAAVISMAVLRGFKSATIYENNIVQTVASAAGTLSSIIFVLPGLVMVGWWTGFPFWESFGVCAVGGILGVMYSVPLRRALVSESDLPYPEGVAAAEVLKVGMGSRTSGEPSADALEENRSGLLAVVWGTIVSAGLAALVGTRLLAGTIGGYFRIGNAATGVGFSLSLALLGAGHLIGISVGLAILAGLVIAWGFATPIITALHPMAGSAADIANVVWGTKVRFIGAGAIGVAAM
- a CDS encoding DUF1003 domain-containing protein; amino-acid sequence: MTSSFPTAETIEDHPLVDDVNAIHRENLSVTERICKRVADATGAPIALLLAVVVQAVWLTVGQITRSDPYPFAFLLTCSNILQLILIFVIAVAQRQSSEHAELRAEADHDNISRLLYHQQVQEQLLLRLAEKTQTEVADLRVMVARLVSENAPLGAA
- a CDS encoding amidohydrolase family protein encodes the protein MRRFIGGFVTLLTVALSCTTGGRADSGPSAPGLGVAPPSTYVRYGRPIIAIEHVRVIDGTGAAPLEDRTVVIERGTIARMGAASSVVVPAGATRIDGRGETLTPGFIGTHDHLYYVSGGPMFIMREMPFSFPRLYLAAGVTTIRTTGSVEPETDIRIKDAVDRGLLAGPHIQITTPYLTGYEPQFIQMATLRSPSDARATVNFWADHGATSVKMYMHEPVDIARAIIAAAHARGMRVLAHLCSIGFSQAAAMGVDSIEHGLEVDSEFMPGFHEGVCPTDHAALMQSIASLRIAGPRAQATIRTMIAHHVALSSTLGVFEGSVPPPMRVERRMFALEDPVTVSEVMHVRARILKSPLLPTFRKLFAQELAFDVAFFRAGGLLTQGPDPTGYGATVAGFGDQRDMELLVKGGLTPVQAIQVATLNGARSLGIAQHTGSIQVGKAADLVLVRGNPASNIDAIENVQTVFKDGVGYDSAALLRSIKGDVGRQ
- a CDS encoding DEAD/DEAH box helicase, which translates into the protein MLTERVMLRALASNRLDTGRGYHLEGRVRHLRFSPGDGRIEAEVVGTRQQILHVVVLIGNASTGVTIDGTCTCLVRHNCAHVAATLYEALDISTTGRIRAHSDSSDEAIEQWMHELGAAAELEPTAAPPLGAHLAYVVDVREMMFRREVTVQSFLIAESRDGVAAVQPFRLHHLSKSSSAHTTQEDRDIGRLLEFSGLIPGQNGRTSAHVALDLLLRMLCATGRAHWRTREAPPLRLGDPIASEFSWRADADGRARPSVADDGLILLPTDPPWYVDPVRNVAGVIDIGVPTAVAGTLAAAPALSARQAERARALWNGPLAHMQPSHSGVASVEEALAPVPVAILRGGRTSAFAPASSALRPTLDLRFDYGGSLIEATDPSGEVRAGDRSHRRRRDIEAAAVARLREIGFREHLFSAQDGSGRTLFAYAFEADEEYRWGRMIDIDLDMLRSQGWRVEIDPSFSLDVVHAEGVWESDLSQNGNRWFEFDLGVDVAGKRVSLLPIILEAIRRAGPGSLDEPLYGQLPDGRFLALPPQRLAFVLSTLVELNDGETKLTRDGRLELSPAQAATLADVDGELTVRWNGAGRLHEFFRSTWQNEPLELPAWFGATLRPYQRDGVAWLQRLARYGFGGILADDMGLGKTVQLLAHVSIEKEAGRLRAPCLVVAPTSVVPNWLSETARFAPNLRVLVHAGAGRAENVDLIENADIVLTSYPLLVRDAGELLSREWSIAVLDEAQMIKNPASKGAKTAQLLDAQQRIALTGTPIENHLEELWSLAAFCVPGMLGDRRTFRRVFRAPIERRGDLDRRSLLARRLAPFLVRRTKGEVEAELPEKTEIVQRVEFGQAQRDLYETIRLAMHERVRRELANRGVARSRIVVLDALLKLRQACCDPRLVKVAAAKSVEGSAKLEALVEMLPSLIDDGRRILLFSQFTSMLDLIVPELEQRSIPFVQLRGTTKDRTTPVERFQRGEVPLFLISLKAGGTGLNLTNADTVIHYDVWWNPAVENQATDRAHRIGQEQHVFVYKLIVAGSVEERILDLQQRKSALASGLFTDGATTVNALDAADIEHLFAPLDAYERAGSLPV